The Iamia majanohamensis genome window below encodes:
- a CDS encoding response regulator, which translates to MTTSPPPGAARVLVVEDDAPTRAYVTRALQRAGYTVASEAAAAPALATLDEAPWSALLVDIGLPGASGFDLVREARRRRPEVPIALMTADASVEVAVRALRSEVDDFLTKPISPEDLVAQVGRLVALRRTRTTTPVERVLAIGAHPDDVEIGVGGVLAGHQDAGDDITLLTLSHGQRGGDRAARAAEAERAAALLGATLRLGDLEDTLIPESGPTLDLIEATVADVDPTIVYTHTVNDLHQDHRNVHRASMVAARGVPSVYCYESPSATVDFRPVRFMPIDRMVERKLALIAAYDSQAAVRSYLAPDLVRATSRYWGRYGSRDVDHCEPLEVVRERPAGSRAGDALLTTTPQQETSDATA; encoded by the coding sequence ATGACGACCAGCCCCCCACCCGGTGCGGCCCGGGTCCTGGTGGTGGAGGACGACGCCCCCACCCGGGCCTACGTGACCCGGGCCCTCCAGCGCGCCGGCTACACGGTGGCCTCCGAGGCCGCCGCCGCCCCCGCCCTGGCCACCCTCGACGAGGCCCCGTGGTCGGCCCTGCTGGTCGACATCGGCCTGCCCGGCGCCTCGGGGTTCGACCTGGTGCGCGAGGCCCGGCGCCGCCGCCCGGAGGTGCCCATCGCCCTCATGACCGCCGACGCCAGCGTCGAGGTCGCGGTGCGGGCCCTGCGGAGCGAGGTCGACGACTTCCTCACCAAGCCCATCTCCCCCGAGGACCTGGTCGCCCAGGTCGGCCGCCTCGTCGCCCTGCGCCGGACCCGCACCACCACCCCGGTCGAGCGGGTGCTCGCCATCGGCGCCCACCCCGACGACGTGGAGATCGGCGTGGGCGGGGTGCTGGCCGGCCACCAGGACGCAGGCGACGACATCACCCTGCTCACCCTGAGCCACGGCCAGCGGGGCGGCGACCGGGCCGCCCGCGCCGCCGAGGCCGAGCGGGCCGCCGCCCTCCTCGGGGCGACCCTGCGGCTGGGCGACCTGGAGGACACCCTGATCCCCGAGTCGGGCCCGACCCTCGACCTCATCGAGGCCACCGTGGCCGACGTCGACCCGACGATCGTCTACACCCACACCGTCAACGACCTGCACCAGGACCACCGCAACGTCCACCGGGCCTCGATGGTCGCGGCCCGCGGCGTGCCGAGCGTCTACTGCTACGAGAGCCCGTCGGCCACCGTCGACTTCCGCCCCGTGCGCTTCATGCCCATCGACCGCATGGTGGAGCGCAAGCTGGCCCTGATCGCGGCCTACGACAGCCAGGCCGCCGTCCGCTCCTACCTCGCACCCGACCTGGTCCGGGCGACCAGCCGCTACTGGGGCCGCTACGGCAGCCGCGACGTGGACCACTGCGAGCCGCTCGAGGTCGTGCGCGAGCGCCCGGCCGGGAGCCGGGCCGGCGACGCCCTCCTCACCACCACCCCCCAGCAGGAGACCTCCGATGCGACTGCCTGA
- a CDS encoding ATP-grasp domain-containing protein — protein MRLPDVRGARPARVLVTGAGGPAAVAFMEAVDDGETELWAVDIDPHAAGLYLVDAAHRGLVPRGDDPDLVPVLVDLCSRLGVDVLVPTVDTELLPVVDASSRFAAVGTAVLASSRRSLATCLDKWALHQACVGAVPVPETHLLDTDLDGAALAWPRIVKPRSGSGSRGVELLAGPDDLVGRPRDGSLILQEVLPGTELSLDVLARADGHVVTVVPRTRLKVDSGIAVAGCTVADPALDALGRAVAARVGITSVANVQVKQAADGGHRLLEVNPRLPGSMPLTVASGVDMPTLALADVLGHPVADHVGFTPRAMVRSWRQTFLPVEEYEATGAVPVPEVAS, from the coding sequence ATGCGACTGCCTGACGTCCGCGGGGCGCGCCCCGCACGCGTGCTGGTCACCGGCGCCGGCGGACCCGCCGCGGTGGCGTTCATGGAGGCCGTCGACGACGGCGAGACCGAGCTGTGGGCCGTCGACATCGACCCCCACGCCGCCGGCCTCTACCTCGTCGACGCCGCCCACCGCGGCCTCGTCCCCCGCGGCGACGACCCCGACCTCGTCCCCGTCCTGGTCGACCTCTGCTCCCGGCTCGGGGTCGACGTGCTCGTCCCGACCGTCGACACCGAGCTGCTGCCGGTGGTCGACGCGTCGTCCCGCTTCGCCGCCGTCGGCACCGCGGTGCTGGCCAGCTCCCGTCGGTCGCTCGCCACCTGCCTCGACAAGTGGGCCCTCCACCAGGCCTGCGTGGGGGCGGTGCCGGTGCCCGAGACCCACCTCCTCGACACCGACCTCGACGGCGCCGCCCTGGCCTGGCCCCGCATCGTGAAGCCTCGCTCCGGCAGCGGCTCCCGCGGGGTCGAGCTCCTCGCCGGGCCCGACGACCTGGTCGGTCGGCCCCGCGACGGGAGCCTGATCCTCCAGGAGGTGCTGCCCGGCACCGAGCTGTCGCTCGACGTCCTGGCCCGCGCCGACGGCCACGTGGTGACGGTCGTCCCCCGCACCCGGCTGAAGGTGGACTCCGGCATCGCGGTGGCGGGCTGCACCGTCGCCGACCCCGCCCTCGACGCCCTGGGCCGGGCCGTCGCCGCCCGGGTCGGGATCACCTCGGTGGCCAACGTCCAGGTGAAGCAGGCCGCCGACGGCGGCCACCGCCTGCTCGAGGTCAACCCCCGGCTCCCCGGCAGCATGCCCCTGACCGTGGCCAGCGGGGTGGACATGCCGACCCTGGCCCTGGCCGACGTCCTCGGCCACCCCGTGGCGGACCACGTGGGCTTCACCCCCCGGGCCATGGTGCGCAGCTGGCGCCAGACCTTCCTCCCGGTGGAGGAGTACGAGGCCACCGGCGCCGTGCCCGTGCCCGAGGTGGCGTCGTGA
- a CDS encoding glycosyltransferase, with the protein MARDVLLGLLVVVAVAGAAPLLIGIYQYLLVGLHAHRHHLDETGPDLPRTAVLIPAWNEADVLATTIHQLMRLDYPRDRLVVVVVDDASTDATGEVLAALAAEHPGMVVHLRREDGGQGKAHTLNHGLRALLADGWMEALLVMDADVVYEPDSLRRMARHLADPEVGAVTAYIKEGSEGGSYLTRFVAYEYVTAQAAARRSQHAIGAIACLAGGAQLHSRANLEALGGQIDTSTLAEDTITTFETQRAGRKVVFEPHAVVWAEEPGDITGLWKQRLRWARGNVQVTRRYKGQWLRPSTVHRLGSVTFALLWFATLLLPVVMITSAAALVALWGLDRDLSTDAFRALWIVNALGFVFTTTFALLLDPSTTRRAWKEAVLFPGVISLFVILHACVPAVFRSAAGAATDLTGIRLGTEGSDLFLLAAYLWVAVCMPASWLAKRIDQAGFRRLAGVLVYVVGYGPILCAVTFAAYVAEARGAEQRWDKTVKTGKVAART; encoded by the coding sequence GTGGCCCGCGACGTCCTGCTGGGGCTGCTGGTGGTGGTCGCCGTCGCCGGGGCCGCGCCCCTCCTGATCGGCATCTACCAGTACCTGCTGGTCGGGCTGCACGCCCACCGCCACCACCTCGACGAGACGGGCCCCGACCTGCCCCGCACCGCAGTGCTCATCCCGGCCTGGAACGAGGCCGACGTCCTCGCCACCACCATCCACCAGCTCATGCGCCTCGACTACCCGCGCGACCGGCTGGTGGTGGTCGTGGTCGACGACGCCAGCACCGACGCCACCGGCGAGGTCCTGGCCGCGCTGGCCGCCGAGCACCCGGGCATGGTCGTGCACCTCCGACGGGAGGACGGGGGCCAGGGCAAGGCCCACACCCTGAACCACGGCCTCCGGGCGCTCCTCGCCGATGGGTGGATGGAGGCGCTGCTCGTGATGGACGCCGACGTCGTCTACGAGCCCGACTCGCTGCGACGCATGGCCCGCCACCTGGCCGACCCCGAGGTCGGGGCGGTCACCGCCTACATCAAGGAGGGCAGCGAGGGCGGCTCGTACCTCACCCGGTTCGTGGCCTACGAGTACGTCACCGCCCAGGCCGCGGCCCGCCGGTCCCAGCACGCCATCGGGGCCATCGCCTGCCTGGCCGGCGGAGCCCAGCTCCACAGCCGGGCCAACCTGGAGGCGCTGGGCGGCCAGATCGACACCAGCACCCTGGCCGAGGACACCATCACCACCTTCGAGACCCAGCGGGCCGGGCGCAAGGTGGTCTTCGAGCCCCACGCCGTCGTGTGGGCCGAGGAGCCCGGCGACATCACCGGGCTCTGGAAGCAGCGCCTCCGCTGGGCCCGGGGCAACGTGCAGGTCACCCGGCGCTACAAGGGCCAGTGGCTGCGCCCGTCCACGGTGCACCGCCTCGGGTCGGTGACCTTCGCCCTGCTCTGGTTCGCCACGCTCCTCCTGCCGGTCGTGATGATCACCTCGGCCGCCGCCCTGGTGGCGCTGTGGGGCCTCGACCGCGACCTCTCCACCGACGCCTTCCGGGCCCTGTGGATCGTCAACGCCCTCGGGTTCGTCTTCACCACCACCTTCGCCCTGCTCCTCGACCCCTCGACCACCCGGCGGGCGTGGAAGGAGGCCGTCCTCTTCCCCGGGGTGATCTCGCTCTTCGTGATTCTCCACGCCTGCGTGCCCGCGGTGTTCCGCAGCGCGGCCGGCGCCGCGACCGACCTCACCGGCATCAGGCTGGGGACCGAGGGCAGCGACCTGTTCCTGCTGGCCGCCTACCTCTGGGTGGCCGTCTGCATGCCCGCGTCCTGGCTGGCCAAGCGCATCGACCAGGCCGGCTTCCGCCGCCTGGCGGGCGTGCTGGTGTACGTCGTCGGCTACGGGCCGATCCTGTGCGCGGTGACCTTCGCCGCCTACGTGGCCGAGGCCCGGGGCGCCGAGCAGCGCTGGGACAAGACGGTGAAGACCGGGAAGGTGGCGGCGCGCACGTGA
- a CDS encoding PHP domain-containing protein encodes MTGPVTPLDVPLFDRGSDLHVHSTFSDGASTVEENLASARDHGMHTLGMVDHVRRDTTYLPDFAAAVRALDGTAGLRVLLGVEAKVLDVAGAVDLPPALPDLDYVLVADHQVPRPDGPAHPRDVRAALEVGDLTAAVVIDDLVEATVASLACYDRVVLAHLFSILPKCGLHEDQVPDALVRRLGQAVARAGAVVEINEKWTCPSVRVASVLADCGVRITLSTDAHHESRVGRYDAYVDAAATEVEARAGTAAATPAH; translated from the coding sequence GTGACCGGGCCGGTGACCCCCCTCGACGTCCCCCTCTTCGACCGGGGGTCGGACCTGCACGTGCACTCGACCTTCTCCGACGGGGCCAGCACGGTCGAGGAGAACCTGGCCTCGGCCCGGGACCACGGCATGCACACCCTCGGGATGGTCGACCACGTGCGACGGGACACGACCTACCTGCCCGACTTCGCCGCCGCGGTGCGGGCCCTCGACGGCACCGCCGGGCTGCGGGTCCTGCTCGGCGTGGAGGCCAAGGTCCTCGACGTGGCCGGCGCCGTCGACCTGCCGCCCGCCCTGCCCGACCTCGACTACGTGCTGGTGGCGGACCACCAGGTGCCGCGGCCCGACGGCCCGGCCCACCCCCGCGACGTCCGCGCCGCCCTCGAGGTCGGCGACCTCACCGCCGCGGTCGTCATCGACGACCTGGTGGAGGCGACCGTCGCCTCCTTGGCCTGCTACGACCGCGTCGTCCTGGCCCACCTCTTCAGCATCCTGCCCAAGTGCGGGCTGCACGAGGACCAGGTCCCCGACGCCCTCGTCCGGCGCCTCGGCCAGGCCGTCGCCCGCGCCGGGGCGGTGGTGGAGATCAACGAGAAGTGGACCTGCCCGTCGGTGCGGGTGGCCTCGGTCCTGGCCGACTGCGGCGTGCGCATCACCCTCAGCACCGACGCCCACCACGAGTCCCGGGTCGGTCGCTACGACGCCTACGTCGACGCCGCCGCGACCGAGGTCGAGGCCCGGGCGGGCACCGCCGCGGCCACCCCGGCGCACTGA